The following proteins are encoded in a genomic region of Actinomadura sp. NAK00032:
- a CDS encoding alkyl/aryl-sulfatase produces the protein MDARPSPEDRTDFENADRGFVGTASQPKITDASGRVVWDLDAYAFLDADCPGTANPSLWRQSQLTARHGLFQVADGIYQVRGFDLSNVSFIEADTGVIVVDPLLSVECAAAALALYREHRGNRPVTGVVYSHSHADHFGGVRGVVPDGARIPIIAPAGFLEHAVAENVYAGTAMNRRSIFMYGAELPRDATGQIGAGLGPTTSTGTISLIEPTLSITETGQEEVVDGVRIVFQLTPGTEAPAEMNFHFPDRRALCMAENATHNLHNVLTLRGAVVRDPRVWARYLTEAAELFAARSDVLFASHHWPTWGTRELTAFLSEQRDLYAYIHDQTLRLLNQGYTGTEIAEMIEMPPALERAWHTHGYYGSVSHNVKAVYQRYMGWFDGNPAHLWELPPEESAKKHVEFMGGAQAILPKAKDALDAGETRWAAQVLNYVVFADPDNRQARELLAQVYDRLGHGSENGTWRNFYLQGAAELRGDKPVNTLDSSSPDVLMALSVEQVFDSLAIRVNGPRAWDTRLTIDCNFTDLKEEVRLTLANGVLTQSRAHDGTPADLTLTLTKPQLLRMVADQDLGDVQTSGDRGAFTTLIGLLDDTDRDFDIVTP, from the coding sequence GTGGACGCTCGGCCGTCGCCGGAGGACCGGACCGACTTCGAGAACGCCGACAGGGGATTCGTCGGGACGGCGTCCCAACCGAAGATCACGGACGCGTCCGGCCGGGTCGTCTGGGACCTGGACGCCTACGCCTTCCTCGACGCCGACTGCCCCGGCACCGCGAATCCGAGCCTGTGGCGCCAGTCGCAGCTCACCGCCCGGCACGGCCTGTTCCAGGTCGCCGACGGCATCTACCAGGTCCGCGGCTTCGACCTGTCGAACGTCTCCTTCATCGAGGCCGACACGGGCGTCATCGTGGTCGACCCGCTGCTGTCGGTGGAGTGCGCGGCGGCCGCGCTCGCGCTCTACCGCGAGCACCGGGGGAACCGTCCGGTGACCGGGGTCGTCTACAGCCACTCGCACGCCGACCATTTCGGCGGTGTCCGGGGCGTGGTGCCGGACGGCGCCCGCATCCCGATCATCGCCCCGGCCGGCTTCCTGGAGCACGCCGTCGCCGAGAACGTCTACGCCGGCACCGCCATGAACCGGCGCTCGATCTTCATGTACGGGGCGGAACTGCCGAGGGACGCCACCGGCCAGATCGGCGCCGGGCTCGGCCCGACGACGTCCACCGGGACGATCTCGCTGATCGAGCCGACCCTGTCCATCACCGAGACCGGCCAGGAAGAGGTGGTCGACGGCGTCCGGATCGTCTTCCAGCTGACCCCCGGCACCGAGGCCCCGGCGGAGATGAACTTCCACTTCCCCGACCGGCGCGCGCTGTGCATGGCCGAGAACGCCACCCACAACCTGCACAACGTGCTGACGCTGCGCGGCGCGGTCGTCCGCGACCCGCGCGTGTGGGCCCGCTACCTCACCGAGGCGGCCGAACTGTTCGCCGCCCGCTCCGACGTGCTGTTCGCCTCCCACCACTGGCCGACCTGGGGCACCCGCGAACTCACCGCGTTCCTGTCCGAGCAGCGGGACCTGTACGCCTATATCCACGACCAGACCCTGCGCCTGCTGAACCAGGGCTACACCGGCACCGAGATCGCCGAGATGATCGAGATGCCGCCGGCCCTGGAGCGGGCCTGGCACACCCACGGGTACTACGGCTCGGTCTCCCACAACGTCAAGGCCGTCTACCAGCGGTACATGGGATGGTTCGACGGCAACCCCGCGCACCTGTGGGAGCTGCCGCCGGAGGAATCGGCGAAGAAGCACGTCGAATTCATGGGCGGCGCCCAGGCCATCTTGCCCAAGGCCAAGGACGCCTTGGACGCCGGTGAGACGCGCTGGGCCGCGCAGGTCCTCAACTACGTCGTGTTCGCCGACCCGGACAACCGCCAAGCCCGCGAACTCCTCGCCCAGGTCTACGACAGGCTCGGCCACGGCAGCGAGAACGGCACGTGGCGCAACTTCTACCTCCAGGGCGCCGCCGAGCTGCGCGGCGACAAGCCGGTCAACACCCTCGACAGCTCCTCACCGGACGTCCTCATGGCGCTGAGCGTCGAGCAGGTCTTCGACTCCCTCGCCATCCGCGTCAACGGCCCGCGCGCCTGGGACACCCGCCTGACCATCGACTGCAACTTCACCGACCTGAAGGAGGAGGTCCGGCTCACCCTCGCCAACGGCGTCCTCACCCAGTCCCGCGCCCACGACGGCACCCCCGCCGACCTCACCCTGACGCTCACCAAACCGCAGCTGCTCCGCATGGTCGCCGACCAGGACCTCGGCGACGTCCAGACCAGCGGCGACCGCGGCGCGTTCACCACACTGATCGGGCTCCTCGACGACACCGACCGCGACTTCGACATCGTCACGCCCTGA
- a CDS encoding LysR family transcriptional regulator, which translates to MDTEALRSFVRAAELGQLQHAADELGVTQQGISKRIAALERALEVRLFTRTPRGVELTLDGQAFLPHARSVVVGVERAVAAVRPGSRALRVDVLGLRSAQAAVLHDYWRAHPGTELDVVVLRVNDPRVAVAAVQAGDVDASFRTVTDPAALPPDVRMIRAFDFPLDLLVGPRHPLAGARRLTPPQLRGHRIWVPGIAPRSEWSEFYDQLAAAFDLRIDAAGPHFGDEVLQDTLADSADVATLVGARDRYVWPAHHDLRRIPVVEPALVYPLSLLLPDTNPHPGLDAIIAHLGNQPRPPEPCWLPSWATTARDGSGR; encoded by the coding sequence GTGGACACCGAGGCATTGCGGTCTTTCGTCCGGGCGGCCGAGCTCGGGCAACTGCAGCACGCGGCCGACGAGCTGGGCGTGACGCAGCAGGGGATCTCCAAGCGGATCGCCGCCCTGGAGCGCGCGCTGGAGGTGCGGCTGTTCACCCGCACCCCGCGAGGAGTCGAGCTGACGCTCGACGGGCAGGCGTTCCTCCCCCACGCGCGGAGCGTCGTCGTGGGCGTCGAGCGCGCCGTCGCCGCCGTCCGGCCGGGCTCACGCGCCCTCCGCGTCGACGTCCTCGGCCTGCGGAGCGCGCAGGCGGCCGTCCTGCACGACTACTGGCGCGCGCATCCCGGAACCGAGCTCGACGTGGTCGTCCTCCGGGTCAACGACCCGCGCGTGGCGGTCGCCGCCGTTCAGGCGGGCGATGTCGACGCCTCGTTCCGCACCGTCACCGACCCGGCCGCGCTGCCGCCCGACGTGCGCATGATCCGCGCGTTCGACTTCCCGCTGGACCTCCTCGTCGGCCCCCGGCACCCGCTCGCCGGCGCGCGCCGGCTCACACCGCCGCAACTGCGCGGGCACCGGATATGGGTACCGGGCATCGCGCCCCGGAGCGAATGGTCGGAGTTCTACGACCAGCTCGCCGCCGCGTTCGACCTGCGCATCGACGCGGCGGGCCCGCACTTCGGGGACGAGGTCCTCCAGGACACCCTCGCCGACTCGGCGGACGTGGCCACCCTGGTCGGGGCGCGCGACCGGTACGTCTGGCCGGCGCACCACGACCTGCGCCGCATCCCCGTCGTGGAGCCGGCGCTCGTGTATCCGCTCTCGCTCCTGCTCCCCGACACGAACCCGCATCCGGGACTGGACGCGATCATCGCCCACCTCGGAAACCAGCCGAGGCCCCCCGAACCGTGCTGGCTCCCGTCCTGGGCGACCACCGCACGGGACGGGTCCGGGAGGTGA
- a CDS encoding MFS transporter, which produces MRARLGPGFGWLWSAYAVSTYGTWIAFGAFPLIAVQVLDASAFAVSLLEGAGLAVAAVVAVPLGPWIEHRTKRPVMVMMDLARFLAMASIPIAYVLDLLSYAQLLVVSVVCGTAGIAFTAASGAYLKHLVEPRLLLVANARFEGTNWVSTAVGPPLGGALIGVLGPVVTVTADAFSYLLSALGVLRIRGGDAAAPREADARRPRAADLLNGWRSIFGEPVLRRLFLNAMAVNGLVMATGPILAVLLLGEYGVPAWQYGLAFGVPALGGFAGARLSGRLAARHGRYRVMLVSGWLRSLFPLGLALTGPGVPGVVTVLAVEALVIVSMAVFNPIAATERLQRAPAGRVAQVLSAWSISSKLSQATFMLVWGAVASLIGPLAAIAVAGVLLLATPLLLPARAHMGGRPGTTSRKGIRTPRDVEQIGRK; this is translated from the coding sequence GTGCGCGCGAGATTGGGGCCCGGCTTCGGGTGGCTGTGGTCGGCCTACGCCGTCAGCACGTACGGGACGTGGATCGCGTTCGGCGCCTTCCCGCTCATCGCGGTCCAGGTACTGGACGCGTCCGCGTTCGCCGTCTCGCTCCTGGAGGGCGCCGGCCTCGCCGTCGCGGCGGTCGTGGCCGTGCCGCTCGGGCCGTGGATCGAGCACCGGACGAAACGTCCCGTGATGGTGATGATGGACCTGGCCCGCTTCCTCGCGATGGCCAGCATCCCGATCGCGTACGTGCTCGACCTGCTCTCGTACGCCCAGTTGCTGGTCGTGTCGGTGGTCTGCGGGACGGCGGGCATCGCGTTCACCGCCGCGTCCGGCGCGTATCTGAAGCACCTCGTCGAACCGCGGCTGCTCCTGGTCGCGAACGCGCGGTTCGAGGGCACGAACTGGGTGTCGACGGCGGTCGGCCCGCCGCTCGGCGGTGCCCTCATCGGCGTGCTCGGCCCGGTCGTCACCGTCACCGCCGACGCCTTCAGCTACCTGCTGTCGGCGCTCGGCGTCCTGCGGATCCGGGGCGGGGACGCGGCGGCGCCGCGCGAGGCGGACGCCCGGCGGCCCCGCGCCGCCGATCTGCTGAACGGCTGGCGGTCCATCTTCGGCGAACCCGTCCTGCGGCGCCTGTTCCTCAACGCGATGGCGGTCAACGGCCTGGTCATGGCGACCGGGCCGATCCTGGCGGTCCTCCTGCTCGGCGAGTACGGCGTCCCCGCCTGGCAGTACGGTCTCGCGTTCGGCGTCCCGGCGCTCGGCGGCTTCGCCGGCGCCCGCCTCTCCGGGCGCCTCGCCGCCCGCCACGGCCGCTACCGCGTCATGCTCGTCTCCGGCTGGCTGCGCTCGCTCTTCCCGCTCGGCCTGGCGCTGACCGGCCCCGGCGTCCCCGGAGTCGTCACGGTGCTCGCCGTCGAGGCCCTGGTGATCGTCAGCATGGCCGTCTTCAACCCCATCGCCGCGACCGAGCGGCTGCAGCGCGCTCCCGCCGGGCGGGTCGCGCAGGTGCTCAGCGCGTGGAGCATCAGCAGCAAGCTCTCGCAGGCGACCTTCATGCTCGTCTGGGGCGCGGTCGCGTCGCTCATCGGGCCGCTCGCCGCGATCGCGGTCGCCGGAGTCCTGCTGCTCGCCACCCCGCTCCTGCTGCCGGCGCGGGCGCACATGGGCGGACGACCTGGAACGACGTCCAGGAAGGGGATCCGGACGCCTCGGGACGTCGAACA